TAAGAGTAAATAAGTTTTAAGTTATTCTAGAAAATGAAAATTAAAACCCCACAAAAACGGaggaaaataaaaaaacagagctAGAGCTCGCTCGCGACTATGTGTTGCTCCATGGGCCGGCCTACCCGAGCGAAACTTGTGCTGATTGGTGGAGTGTCAAATAGGGCCTTCCCTAAGAAACATCATCATATATACTCCGCACAACATTGTCTCAAATAATAATAATTCCCTGCAACAAAAATTATGAATGCTATAAAAATATTAAAATTCaacatgttctgaataaatagcTAATATTATTATATGATTAATTTTGGAAGTATAACAGAAATTTTACACCGAAAAGGGTCAGcctccatgaaattgccacagcCCCCCCTTTTTTTTTATCTTTTCGCAAAAAACATCTTCTCGCATCCATTCCTCTCCCCTTCCTGCAAGGCTGCAATCATAAATCGAAAACCTAACCCGATCTGAAATCTCAGAAATTAGTTACTCGCTTGATGCAAGAACAATACATAGATGACCAGTGTTAAGTTTTCAATGTCTTGCATGATTGGTTTCCTTTGAGCGGCATGCCCTTCTAAAGTCTAGAAACAGCGTCATATTTTCTTAGTTTTGTATTCCAAACCATATTGTTCGAATATATACGCTTACAGAATAACATACCTGTTTCCCAAATTCAGGACCGACAAcgagtatatatatatacatcttGTTCTGTCGTCAAACGCACATGTTCTAGCAGTAATAATATACATGTAAACATTCGGTCTCCATCGAGGATGGCTGCAGTGTTCTTCTCCCTTCCTTCCCCAGCCCTTCGTGTCATGCATTCAACATTGATTGCAGAGGAATGTGCCGATTCGCCGCATTGACTATCCAACTAACCGGATGAGGAGCTCAAAGGCAGATGTCGCGACACCGCCCTGTTTCTTTCTATCTAGCCTAAcctgaccatcttcatcttgctttgTTGTTTCTTCTAGGTCTGGTTATTTCTCAGTGAATACGGTAAGAGCAGCGATCTCCCGTACGCGACAGGGAGCGCAAGCACCTTCTTCGCCTTCCCAACATAGGCCCTCTTGGTGAAGTTGTTGTAGTCATTCGCTTCGATCTCATCGAGGATCTGCCGGTACAACAACAGAGAGGCCCAAACCTGCAATTGCAATGCAATGCAAAACCATATTATCTTCCATTTGAGCCCCTAATTTTTTTTCAATGATTATTATACCAAGGTGGGGGAGGCGACCCCCCATGAACTACACGTAGCATCATTTTTGCTACTGATAATTAACAATGATGAGAGATCTATATGTAGTTTTGTTTCACATTCAAGTCGTGGCTTTAGGGCACTTACCGGCCACCGGCTCTCCTTCCTAAGCTCAGTCACCCCTCGCTCCGCCTCCTCGAAGAACATCCTCGCCCTCTTGATCTGCCTCTTCATGAATTTCCTCCACTTGTCGGTGACGACTCCTTTGAAGATGTCTTCATCGGAGAGCCCCGCCTCCGCAAGCTCGTCTTGTGGCAAATATATCCTCCCTCTTCTTGCACTGCAAATTATTCCAAACACCAGAAAATTCAGGATAGTGCTATCTGAAAATATCCGTATCATGATTGTACAATGGAAAACCATTGCACTGCAATTGCATTGGTAGTCAATGAGTTGCTTACTCTTCTCCAACATCCCTGAGTATGTTGGTGAGCTGGTTCGCGAGGCCAAGAGCCAGAGCGGCGCCATAGACGCTCTCGGCTGTCGCCTTGGACTCCGGCGCAATGCCCATCACCGGGACGCTCATCAACCCCACGGTGCCGGCAACATAGTAGCAGTACATGTAGAGCTCGTCAAAGTTCTTGTACCTCGCCTTCTTAAGGTCCGTCCGCATCCCGTCGATCATGTCCTTGAAGGGCTGGCATATGTAAAAGTAATTGGTCATTTAGAAAATCAATAATATAGTTCATAAGTAGTAGTGCTAAGAACGACCAAGACCTTTTTTTTACAATGCAAGGCAGGATCACTGCCGATTTCACTATGAGAAAAAGAAGAGTatttgacaaaaaactaccacattaggGGTTGCCGTCCCACAGAACTACCACATTCAAAAAAGTGACTGATAACTATCAAAAATTTCTAATTTTGTGACTAAAAACTACCACGGgacatgcgggacccacctgtcagggcTGACGTGGCGGCAAAGTCAACTCTGTTTATTTTGACCGTTACATTGACCGTTATTACAAGTGAGGCCCACCTGTCAGCATCactcttcttctttctcctcctttcTCTAGCATTTcctcgaacaccttgtgtgcatccGGGCTTGAGCTCCGAACTCCTCCATGGTGACGCCCCGGCGCAGCACGTCACTGGCGTTGGTTGGGGACAGGAACGGTGGCGCAACCAAGGTGGCTGGAGCTGTGGAAGCGGCCGCCGAAGCTGACGAAATTTCCTCCGaggccgtcgacgccaccacccGACGCAGCTCCTCGACGACGGTCTCCTTGAGGATTTTGTGCTCGAGCAAGTCGGTGTGCAGGCGGGACTCTCGCTCTTGCAGCTCCTCGACAAGGCGCGAGCTTGGCGGCATCCGGCGCCGTGGCCTCGCGCGCCGGCTGCAACTGCACGGAGGACGGGAGGTGGGCGACGAAGAGCCCCAGGAGCTCGTGTGGTAGCTCGAACCAAGGCCGATGCTTCAGCGTGCGTGTGTGTTGCCGTTTAATTCTTTGAACAAGAATTTAGTGGCCAATGCTTGAGCGTACGCGTGCGTTGTAGGTTTGTGGGAGTACTAGCTAGGTTGGTTCGTGCGTGCGAGTACTAGCTAGGGCTGGAGTGATGCGAGGGGGAGAGGCGGTCGCCGGAGTGGTTGGGCAGCTTGGGCTCTCCCGATCCAGACGGGATCGAGGCATGGGGAGAGGTGAGCGCCGACAGTTGAGGACGACGGAGGTGCCTTGCGAGTGCACACGAGGTGTTTGAGGAAATgccaaaaagagagagaggaggaagaagaagagtgatgctgacaggtgggtcccacttgTAATAACGGTCAACGTAACGGTCAAAATCAACAGAGTTGACTTTGCCGCCACGTCAGCCCTGACGGGTGGGTCCCGCATGGCATAAACGTGTTTAAATCATCTAAACTGACCATTTTTCAAAAGTGGTAGTTTTTGGTCACGAATATAAAAAAAATTGGTAGTTATCAGTCACTTTTTGGAATGTGGTAGTTCTGTGGGACGGCAACCCCTAATGTGCTAGTTTTTTGTCAAAtactcaaaaaagaaaagaaatacagAGTAACGCGGTTTATATGGGAAATTAGGCGGAAAACAACAAAGCCCAGTAAAAAACAGGGACCAAGTACATTTTCATGATGTATTATTCAGGTGTGGAGTTACTTGGACTCTCCCTGATTTCATTTTTccttctacatcatttccaagtTCCTGTTTGTTCTAGGTATGTTCGGGAATAATACTTACTGAAAAGTTCTCCCTATAATTTCCCCACTTTGATCAAACATATCTTTGACCAGACGATTCCCACTATAGCGTCTAGTCAATTGGATAAGCCCCCACTACAATGTGTGAAAAGTTCATACGGCTCAACAACAGCATCAGAGACTAACAAAAGGCCGACAAACGAAACAATTTTGACCAATCATGGACTTTCTGGTCATCTTGCACTTAGATTGTGAGGTCTAGGGGCAATCTGATGCTGACAGGGAATATCCACCACCACTCTGTTCTACCGGAATCATACAATGTGGACTGAACAATTGTGCACCGGCTAAGCTGGTACCTGAATATCTATGGGGAACTTGGTGATGGTGTCGGAGAGCGCGGCGTCGAGCATGTCGTAGGGGCGCCCGGCGAAGAGGTCCTCCAGCCTCCTCTCCCACCGGTCCAGCGCCTGCGGCGTGATGTGCGACGCGTTCGGCCCGTCCACCAGCTCGTCTGTCCTCCTACACCACACTGCACAAAGGATGCTGTACATCAGATTCTGAAAGTGATCGATGCCTAGAGTATATCTCATTTAGAACTGACAGAACCCTCAGATTCACATTCCTTAAGTAATTTGAGGAATTTGTTCTTGCAACCTTTTCTCATGTACTTTGATCCTATTGAAGCCATTCAGCCAACAAAAAGCCTAATTTGATGCTTCCACACATAATGGCATATAAAAAAGGTATTATATGAGGCCTTTATTCTTCACTAACTGTATCTATGTATATATAGCATGGAAGTTCAGCAATGTTTCTATTTGCCATTATTCGCATCCAGAACTAGTTCACACCATTAACTGAAAAGTGGCCGATTTTCTTGGGGAGTTTCAAAATATTCTTGCAAGTTGCCGTTAAATATGTCGCAATTTAACTGATGCAAAATGTGGGCATGCCCTTTCTGACGGTTTGAAGTGAAAATGAAACTAGCTTCATTTTCAGTCACATTACTGAAACTAACTGACACTGTGTGACACATACTGATACTACAACAGGGGAGCAACAATTGAGGGTCCAAGCCAGGCATGGTGAGGTTCCAGATTGATTACCGTAGATGGCCCATATGGCGCGCCGCCGCTCCTCCGTCATCAGCAAGGTCCCTGCCATGCACGACCAGACATGAACGAGTGAGCTCCATGATCAGCACAACACCGGCTTGGCACGCAGCAGAATGCCACCATGGTTCAAGAAAAACAGAGTATCCATGAAGGAGTGGTGTACCGAGGTAGAAGGTCTTGGCGTACTCCTCGCAGATCTCGCCGCAGCGGGCGTAGGCCTCCCCGAGCCCGCCGCGCGGCGCGTCCATCTCCCTGGCGACGGCGGGCGGCGCCGCCTGCTGCTGCTGCGGCCGCAGCTGGCGCTTGAGCAATGCCGCCTGCTTCACCACCACGTCGTACACTTTCTGCTCCGACGAGACGACGGCGACGGCCGCGTCGCCGCCGGGGCTGACGGTGAGGCTGGAGTACACCGGGGACGCCGCGCTCCGGCCGCCCGCCTCCCCCGGCTCGCCGAGGCCGAGGCAGCCGTACGTGAGCGAGCAGAGCACCCAGCGTTGCCTCTGCTGCCGCTTCTTGGGCAGCAGGCGGGAGCGCTGGAAGCCGTCCCGCGCGGCGCCATCACCGGCGGCGAGGCCTGGGGACGAGGCTGCCCCGAGCAGCAGCGTGACGGTGGTGGCCATCTGCTGCATGGGCGCAAGGCCACCCCCAAACCGCCGGAGCTGGTCGCCGCGGAGCAGAGGAAACGGAGCTCTGCTCTCCCCTGCAAGGGAGAGAATTGAGGCACGCACCGTGTGATGAGCGGGCGGATGGATGGATTCACCACTCCGGTGTGAGCCGGGGGGGAAAGGCGCTCCTGGACACTCGCGCGCGCACGCACGCACACGCTTTGTCTCGGCCGGAGTGGTGGCCGCACTACCGACCACTAGTCTGCCGGGCACCCCTGCgtatactactactactacacaaGCATGCACGCAGTGAGTGACATATAACGGCGACAATTCCCTTGTGTTTGGGCAAAAGGCCTTATGCACGAGGAACGGCTTAGGCCACTCACATCTTATCAGCACCACCACCCGCTGCAAGCTCGATCCCTCTAGCTACAAGCTCACGGCATATGCCTGAACCTGCGCCAAATCGCCGTCAAGCAAGAAGACGATACACATGTACGGCCGGATCCCGCTGAGAGTGAGCGCATGTATATGAATATGCTGCTGCCAAGGTTCCATGCGAGGACAAAGTCCAGtgtctccctctctctctctctctgcgtCCAGTgtcctcttgcttgctctttgcCTTTGGGGGAGAGACGTGGAGGAGACAAGGGCCGGTGAGATGAGGGGATAGGGTTATCACATGGGGGCGCTGCGGGTGCGTGCCTTGGCGGCCGCTCAGTGGTGACACCTGGAAAGGGATGGATGGACGAATCCGGCTCGCTTCGATGGGGCGCTCCTACGTGGCGCCTGGTCCCACCCCTCGCGCCGGTGACATGGCGTCATGCATTCCCTGCCTCCCGTTTTGCTGGCTTGCTGACCCGGCGGTGGTTAAACTTAAACATGCAATCGAAACTGCTCTGTGTACGATGATTTTCTAGTCGACCAGTACGATCAGAGAGCAAAGCATCTCTAAATACTATGGGCCACAAACTGAATTATCTCTAATCATACAGTGTTGGACATGCATTCTATCGTACGTATATCAAGGTTCACATGCAATAATCCTACGCTCACGGGCAAACAACGGGCTTTTAAGAAGGCCTTAGTGCTAATTAACTTCTCCGTTCCCTGATTTTCAGGGAGGGTGGAGCCCTTCCTTCCCTTAATCCCAATCAAATGATGCCACGTGTGACAGTCCGTGAAACCTGTAAAAACCCGTCTGTGCGTCTAGCAAAGtccgttaaacatccaaaaatGCACGTTTGCATTACCATATTTTGTTGTACTGACTTGGCTTGCATTTACTACTACCTGGTTAAAAAGAATATTTTCTTCCAGACGATGCACAGCGAGCTCCGCGTCTGTACGTAGGACGTACCATCACCACTTAACAATGTCGAGTTGACCAAAGGTAAGATTTCTCTTcaatattcatgcatgcatgcgtgcatgggTTACTTCCAAGGAAAATAAAATAGCTGTGTGTGGACACATATGAGGAGAATGGGTGTGACTCATATGTGGCTGAAAGTTTGGCCAACGCCGTGTATGTAAGCGTACGTGTCTCCACTGCCCATTCTTTGTGGCTTGTGGGTGGGAGCAGCACTAGTGGCTTTGCTCGCAACATTTGTGTGGTGGAGAGCGTCAAGTAAACAAACTACTCGTGAAATGAACCGATGGAATACGTGTAGGACTCTGCACAAAGTCTGGATCTAACTCGTGTAAAGCAGCCTAGCTAGCCCCCAAGCCGTCGGAGCACAGTGCATACCATTATGCATTGCATGTGCTCTCCGGCCCTGTTTCTGCTTTGACAAAAACAGGTCGAACCGTACTGCGTGGGAAGACTATTCCAAGGCTAAACTTTCGTCGCCGAAATCGTAGAGATTACGTCTCGGGTTGAAATTTGAAACAAACCAATAATAGTAGAAGGAAAACCATTCTGTGAGATAGGCATCTCCAACGCCGATCTCGAACCATCCGCAGCCATCCAGACCGCAAGGTCCGCGCGTATTTTGCCATTCAACATCATCCTGCATCGGCCCGTTTGACGGTCCCTGCGCACTTTTCCCGCAAACCAGCAACAAACTGGGAGGGGGGCTTTCTAGGCGTCCCGACTGTTGTCACGCCCATGACTAACTAATCTGGCTCATCAAAATCCTCTCGGGTGCCCGCTCGCTTTCCCGTCCGAAGCCAGCTGCCGGCATTCATGCTGCTCTAGAGCGGCCGCTTCGCATTCATGCCAGCCGAGAACGGATGTGACCACTCTCTCTGGCGCCTGTGCCGCGTCCCCCGTGTCCGCGC
This sequence is a window from Aegilops tauschii subsp. strangulata cultivar AL8/78 chromosome 7, Aet v6.0, whole genome shotgun sequence. Protein-coding genes within it:
- the LOC109732274 gene encoding phytoene synthase 1, chloroplastic, with translation MQQMATTVTLLLGAASSPGLAAGDGAARDGFQRSRLLPKKRQQRQRWVLCSLTYGCLGLGEPGEAGGRSAASPVYSSLTVSPGGDAAVAVVSSEQKVYDVVVKQAALLKRQLRPQQQQAAPPAVAREMDAPRGGLGEAYARCGEICEEYAKTFYLGTLLMTEERRRAIWAIYVWCRRTDELVDGPNASHITPQALDRWERRLEDLFAGRPYDMLDAALSDTITKFPIDIQPFKDMIDGMRTDLKKARYKNFDELYMYCYYVAGTVGLMSVPVMGIAPESKATAESVYGAALALGLANQLTNILRDVGEDARRGRIYLPQDELAEAGLSDEDIFKGVVTDKWRKFMKRQIKRARMFFEEAERGVTELRKESRWPVWASLLLYRQILDEIEANDYNNFTKRAYVGKAKKVLALPVAYGRSLLLPYSLRNNQT